Proteins from a single region of Antechinus flavipes isolate AdamAnt ecotype Samford, QLD, Australia chromosome 2, AdamAnt_v2, whole genome shotgun sequence:
- the LOC127550348 gene encoding uncharacterized protein LOC127550348 isoform X2 encodes MDISIQNILSFCFGRFLGSKNSQPFLPKIEGPLLQIMGRPASEAEDALLENEIIPDSMPCFPEGDSMSSTERDQGPWDAVLSPDGEGSTGVVDRSKLLWESNLIPISEALGAPTTEHPASCNCGQLGPIALFSLPEATESVTRNSSQSLATHTRQNDWRMDTEERKDITELMSNFSMRPDSARQLWHKNRVCQAYHGTPEAGRPSSGYWGPPQPFSHTDSGEARALQPPQLDLGPTQGCASPKPYCEWSDTQAHADTNMHIEKPSQAHQHQHEHLHRKKHFRMKTDTDLGHPTL; translated from the coding sequence ATGGACATCAGTATCCAGAACATCCTGAGCTTTTGCTTTGGACGCTTTCTAGGGTCCAAGAACAGCCAGCCATTCCTGCCCAAGATTGAAGGCCCTCTGCTACAGATCATGGGCCGCCCCGCATCGGAGGCGGAAGATGCCCTTCTGGAGAATGAAATCATCCCAGACAGCATGCCGTGCTTCCCAGAGGGAGACAGTATGAGCAGCACAGAGAGGGACCAAGGCCCTTGGGATGCGGTATTGTCCCCTGACGGCGAGGGATCCACAGGGGTTGTGGACAGAAGCAAGCTGCTGTGGGAGTCTAACCTCATCCCCATCTCTGAGGCCTTGGGGGCTCCAACCACGGAGCACCCTGCCAGCTGTAACTGTGGGCAGCTGGGTCCCATAGCACTCTTCTCTCTCCCGGAGGCCACAGAATCAGTGACGCGCAACTCCTCCCAGAGCCTGGCCACCCACACCAGACAAAATGATTGGAGGATGGATacagaagagaggaaagacatCACAGAGCTGATGAGCAATTTCTCAATGAGGCCCGACTCTGCCAGACAGCTGTGGCACAAGAATCGGGTGTGCCAGGCGTATCACGGAACTCCGGAGGCAGGCCGGCCCTCCTCAGGGTACTGGGGCCCCCCTCAGCCCTTCAGTCATACGGACTCTGGCGAAGCAAGAGCCCTGCAGCCACCTCAGCTAGACCTGGGTCCCACACAAGGCTGTGCCAGCCCGAAGCCCTATTGTGAATGGTCAGATACACAGGCACACGCCGACACAAACATGCACATAGAAAAGCCATCTCAAGCACATCAGCATCAGCATGAGCACTTACATAGAAAAAAGCATTTTCGCATGAAAACAGACACAGACCTAGGCCATCCAACCCTTTAA
- the LOC127550348 gene encoding uncharacterized protein LOC127550348 isoform X1 yields MDHGRGHHSGLTLTNHSIPGGHDENSRLKGGRWDGEGTPQSAAQVPCSLFWGSKNSQPFLPKIEGPLLQIMGRPASEAEDALLENEIIPDSMPCFPEGDSMSSTERDQGPWDAVLSPDGEGSTGVVDRSKLLWESNLIPISEALGAPTTEHPASCNCGQLGPIALFSLPEATESVTRNSSQSLATHTRQNDWRMDTEERKDITELMSNFSMRPDSARQLWHKNRVCQAYHGTPEAGRPSSGYWGPPQPFSHTDSGEARALQPPQLDLGPTQGCASPKPYCEWSDTQAHADTNMHIEKPSQAHQHQHEHLHRKKHFRMKTDTDLGHPTL; encoded by the exons ATGGATCACGGCAGGGGGCACCACTCGGGGCTGACCCTGACAAATCACAGCATTCCCGGGGGGCATGATGAAAACTCGAGACTGAAGGGAGGACGCTGGGATGGGGAGGGGACTCCCCAGAGTGCGGCCCAGGTCCCCTGCTCACTTTTTTGGG GGTCCAAGAACAGCCAGCCATTCCTGCCCAAGATTGAAGGCCCTCTGCTACAGATCATGGGCCGCCCCGCATCGGAGGCGGAAGATGCCCTTCTGGAGAATGAAATCATCCCAGACAGCATGCCGTGCTTCCCAGAGGGAGACAGTATGAGCAGCACAGAGAGGGACCAAGGCCCTTGGGATGCGGTATTGTCCCCTGACGGCGAGGGATCCACAGGGGTTGTGGACAGAAGCAAGCTGCTGTGGGAGTCTAACCTCATCCCCATCTCTGAGGCCTTGGGGGCTCCAACCACGGAGCACCCTGCCAGCTGTAACTGTGGGCAGCTGGGTCCCATAGCACTCTTCTCTCTCCCGGAGGCCACAGAATCAGTGACGCGCAACTCCTCCCAGAGCCTGGCCACCCACACCAGACAAAATGATTGGAGGATGGATacagaagagaggaaagacatCACAGAGCTGATGAGCAATTTCTCAATGAGGCCCGACTCTGCCAGACAGCTGTGGCACAAGAATCGGGTGTGCCAGGCGTATCACGGAACTCCGGAGGCAGGCCGGCCCTCCTCAGGGTACTGGGGCCCCCCTCAGCCCTTCAGTCATACGGACTCTGGCGAAGCAAGAGCCCTGCAGCCACCTCAGCTAGACCTGGGTCCCACACAAGGCTGTGCCAGCCCGAAGCCCTATTGTGAATGGTCAGATACACAGGCACACGCCGACACAAACATGCACATAGAAAAGCCATCTCAAGCACATCAGCATCAGCATGAGCACTTACATAGAAAAAAGCATTTTCGCATGAAAACAGACACAGACCTAGGCCATCCAACCCTTTAA